In Hermetia illucens chromosome 5, iHerIll2.2.curated.20191125, whole genome shotgun sequence, a single window of DNA contains:
- the LOC119658022 gene encoding nuclear nucleic acid-binding protein C1D: protein MGSEAIDFGELKNDTNFVNKVTNISATLDKIEESIQQMLEVRDYERLSTQEKVKYDLYLSYAINSLYWMYVKIQGMDPNNHDIKHELSRVRQAMMRDKALHDRNTIRPVLDQGAAGRFIRHGLHKKRQDDENQNREFGGPSSTLKNKHKRFDD, encoded by the exons ATGGGTTCTGAAGCGATAGACTTCGGTGAATTAAAGAACGATACCAACTTTGTTAACAAAGTGACAAACATATCGGCTACACTCGATAAAATAGAAGAAAGTATCCAGCAAATGCTGGAGGTGAGAGACTATGAGCGTCTTTCGACCCAAGAGAAGGTGAAGTATGACCTCTACCTTTCGTACGCGATAAACTCGCTCTACTGGATGTACGTAAAGATACAAGGAATGGATCCTAACAAT CATGACATCAAACACGAACTGTCTCGAGTCCGGCAAGCGATGATGAGGGACAAGGCGCTGCACGACAGGAATACGATTCGACCGGTCCTGGATCAAGGAGCGGCCGGAAGATTCATCCGCCACGGGTTGCACAAGAAGCGACAGGACGACGAGAACCAAAACAGAGAGTTCGGAGGGCCTTCTTCTACCCTGAAGAATAAGCACAAGAGATTTGATGACTAA
- the LOC119658021 gene encoding nucleic acid dioxygenase ALKBH1: protein MAERNFKESFKFYKARFPAPDLSEVLDVDNASEETCSPFKAQTSGSNPFPLILKPPDKWLCYEVNNRPGLIFIRNPFTALGQRYWVVRSVRDYPQAPNVVNLIPKKFEKEVIDDWWRAFRSAKDPKFRENLKASMRWATLGYHHDWDTKVYSESMKNVFPTDLREMTKFFAKALGYGKYSAEAAIVNFYPLGTTLSGHTDHSEADLDAPLFSFSFGQKAIFLIGGPTKEEPATALFLRSGDVVVMSKQSRLCYHAVPRVMKDCLEPWKNLGESSTTVCEKDEVEQPNCKKMKEETSDLLAELLDDCRDDSFWKPFQSYLETTRININIRQVLKDGQTSL, encoded by the exons ATGGCGGAAAGGAACTTCAAGGAATCGTTCAAATTCTATAAAGCGCGCTTTCCAGCTCCTGATCTCAGTGAAGTTCTTGATGTGGATAATGCTTCCGAAGAG ACATGTTCCCCATTCAAGGCACAAACATCCGGATCAAATCCATTTCCGCTAATTCTAAAACCGCCGGATAAATGGCTCTGTTACGAAGTAAACAATCGTCCTGGGTTGATATTCATTAGGAATCCGTTCACAGCACTTGGCCAACGATATTGGGTCGTTCGGAGTGTACGTGACTACCCACAGGCGCCAAATGTAGTCAATCTAATCccaaagaaatttgaaaaggaaGTCATCGACGATTGGTGGCGAGCATTCAGGTCGGCCAAGGACCCAAAATTCAGAGAGAACTTGAAGGCATCCATGCGCTGGGCAACACTTGGATACCACCATGATTGGGATACCAAAGTTTACAGTGAAAGCATGAAAAATGTGTTTCCCACCGATTTGAGGGAGATGACGAAATTCTTTGCGAAGGCTTTAGGCTATGGAAAGTATTCTGCCGAGGCGGCAATCGTCAACTTTTACCCTCTGGGTACCACTCTGTCCGGTCACACGGATCATTCGGAAGCGGACTTGGACGCTCCTTTATTTTCATTCAG ctttgGTCAAAAGGCAATCTTTCTGATAGGAGGGCCCACCAAAGAAGAGCCAGCAACAGCATTATTTCTCAGGAGTGGTGATGTTGTTGTTATGTCAAAGCAAAGCAGATTATGCTACCACGCTGTACCTAGAGTAATGAAGGATTGTCTGGAACCTTGGAAAAACTTAGGGGAGTCAAGTACAACCGTATGTGAAAAAGACGAGGTTGAACAGCCAAACTGtaaaaaaatgaaggaagaaaCTTCGGATTTATTAGCTGAACTATTAGACGATTGTCGCGATGATTCCTTTTGGAAGCCATTTCAAAGTTATTTGGAGACAACACGTATAAATATTAATATAAGACAAGTTTTAAAAGATGGACAAACAAGTTTATAG